A window from Eubalaena glacialis isolate mEubGla1 chromosome 1, mEubGla1.1.hap2.+ XY, whole genome shotgun sequence encodes these proteins:
- the STRADB gene encoding STE20-related kinase adapter protein beta isoform X1 — protein MSLLDCFCTSRTQVESLRPEKQSETSTHQNLVDEPTLSLLPPSTRASEVICSTNVSHYELQVEIGRGFDNLTSVHLARHTPTGTLVTVKITNLENCTEERLKALQKAVILSHFFRHPNITTYWTVFTVGSWLWVISPFMAYGSASQLLRTYFPEGMSETLIRNILFGAVRGLNYLHQNGCIHRSIKASHILISGDGLVTLSGLSHLHSLVKHGQKHRAVYDFPQFSTSVQPWLSPELLRQDLHGYNVKSDIYSVGITACELASGQVPFQDMHRTQMLLQKLKGPPYSPLDISIFPQSESRMKNSRSGVDSGIGESVHVSSGTRTVNSDRLQTPPSKTFSPAFLSLVQLCLQQDPEKRPSASSLLSHVFFKQMKEESQSSILSLLPPACHRPSTAPPPVSPWTEPEWDFPDEKDSNWEF, from the exons ATGTCTCTTTTG GATTGTTTCTGCACTTCACGAACACAAGTTGAATCACTCAGACCTGAAAAACAGTCTGAAACCAGTACCCATCAAAACTTG GTTGATGAGCCAACCCTTTCCTTGTTGCCTCCATCCACTAGAGCCAGTGAAGTGATCTGTTCCACCAACGTTTCTCACTATGAACTCCAAGTGGAAATAG GAAGAGGATTTGACAACTTGACTTCTGTCCATCTTGCACGGCATACTCCTACAGGAACACTGGtcactgtaaaaattacaaatctGGAAAACTGCACTGAAGAACGCCTGAAAGCTTTACAG AAAGCAGTGATTCTGTCCCACTTTTTCCGGCATCCCAATATTACAACTTACTGGACTGTTTTCACTGTTGGCAGCTGGCTTtgggttatttctccttttatggcctATG GTTCAGCAAGTCAACTCTTGAGGACTTACTTTCCTGAAGGAATGAGTGAAACTTTAATAAGAAACATTCTCTTTGGAGCAGTGAGAGGGTTGAACTATCTGCATCAAAATGGCTGTATTCACAg GAGTATTAAAGCCAGCCATATCCTCATTTCTGGTGATGGCCTAGTGACCCTCTCTGGCCTGTCCCATCTGCATAGTTTGGTTAAGCATGGACAGAAGCATAGGGCTGTGTATGATTTCCCACAGTTCAGCACATCAGTGCAGCCGTGGCTGAGTCCAGAACTACTGAGACAG GATTTACATGGATATAATGTAAAGTCAGATATTTACAGCGTTGGGATTACAGCATGTGAATTGGCCAGTGGGCAGGTACCTTTCCAGGACATGCACAGGACTCAG atGTTGTTACAGAAACTGAAAGGTCCTCCTTATAGCCCATTGGATATCAGTATTTTCCCTCAGTCAGAATCCAGAATGAAAAATTCCCGATCAGGTGTAGACTCTGGGATTGGAGAAAGTGTACATGTCTCCAGTGGAACTCGCACAGTAAATAGTGACAGATTGCAAACACCGCCCTCAAAAACATTCTCTCCTGCCTTCCTTAGCTTGGTACAGCTCTGTTTGCAGCAAGATCCTGAGAAAAG GCCATCAGCAAGCAGTTTATTATCCCATGTTTTCTTCAAACAG atgaaggaagaaaGCCAGAGTTCAATACTTTCACTGTTGCCTCCTGCTTGTCACAGGCCATCAACAGCACCACCTCCAGTGTCACCTTGGACTGAGCCGGAATGGGATTTTCCTGATGAAAAAGATTCAAACTGGGAATTCTAG
- the STRADB gene encoding STE20-related kinase adapter protein beta isoform X3 produces MSLLDCFCTSRTQVESLRPEKQSETSTHQNLVDEPTLSLLPPSTRASEVICSTNVSHYELQVEIGRGFDNLTSVHLARHTPTGTLVTVKITNLENCTEERLKALQKAVILSHFFRHPNITTYWTVFTVGSWLWVISPFMAYGSASQLLRTYFPEGMSETLIRNILFGAVRGLNYLHQNGCIHRSIKASHILISGDGLVTLSGLSHLHSLVKHGQKHRAVYDFPQFSTSVQPWLSPELLRQDLHGYNVKSDIYSVGITACELASGQVPFQDMHRTQMLLQKLKGPPYSPLDISIFPQSESRMKNSRSGVDSGIGESVHVSSGTRTVNSDRLQTPPSKTFSPAFLSLVQLCLQQDPEKR; encoded by the exons ATGTCTCTTTTG GATTGTTTCTGCACTTCACGAACACAAGTTGAATCACTCAGACCTGAAAAACAGTCTGAAACCAGTACCCATCAAAACTTG GTTGATGAGCCAACCCTTTCCTTGTTGCCTCCATCCACTAGAGCCAGTGAAGTGATCTGTTCCACCAACGTTTCTCACTATGAACTCCAAGTGGAAATAG GAAGAGGATTTGACAACTTGACTTCTGTCCATCTTGCACGGCATACTCCTACAGGAACACTGGtcactgtaaaaattacaaatctGGAAAACTGCACTGAAGAACGCCTGAAAGCTTTACAG AAAGCAGTGATTCTGTCCCACTTTTTCCGGCATCCCAATATTACAACTTACTGGACTGTTTTCACTGTTGGCAGCTGGCTTtgggttatttctccttttatggcctATG GTTCAGCAAGTCAACTCTTGAGGACTTACTTTCCTGAAGGAATGAGTGAAACTTTAATAAGAAACATTCTCTTTGGAGCAGTGAGAGGGTTGAACTATCTGCATCAAAATGGCTGTATTCACAg GAGTATTAAAGCCAGCCATATCCTCATTTCTGGTGATGGCCTAGTGACCCTCTCTGGCCTGTCCCATCTGCATAGTTTGGTTAAGCATGGACAGAAGCATAGGGCTGTGTATGATTTCCCACAGTTCAGCACATCAGTGCAGCCGTGGCTGAGTCCAGAACTACTGAGACAG GATTTACATGGATATAATGTAAAGTCAGATATTTACAGCGTTGGGATTACAGCATGTGAATTGGCCAGTGGGCAGGTACCTTTCCAGGACATGCACAGGACTCAG atGTTGTTACAGAAACTGAAAGGTCCTCCTTATAGCCCATTGGATATCAGTATTTTCCCTCAGTCAGAATCCAGAATGAAAAATTCCCGATCAGGTGTAGACTCTGGGATTGGAGAAAGTGTACATGTCTCCAGTGGAACTCGCACAGTAAATAGTGACAGATTGCAAACACCGCCCTCAAAAACATTCTCTCCTGCCTTCCTTAGCTTGGTACAGCTCTGTTTGCAGCAAGATCCTGAGAAAAG atga
- the STRADB gene encoding STE20-related kinase adapter protein beta isoform X2, whose protein sequence is MSLLDCFCTSRTQVESLRPEKQSETSTHQNLVDEPTLSLLPPSTRASEVICSTNVSHYELQVEIGRGFDNLTSVHLARHTPTGTLVTVKITNLENCTEERLKALQKAVILSHFFRHPNITTYWTVFTVGSWLWVISPFMAYGSASQLLRTYFPEGMSETLIRNILFGAVRGLNYLHQNGCIHRSIKASHILISGDGLVTLSGLSHLHSLVKHGQKHRAVYDFPQFSTSVQPWLSPELLRQDLHGYNVKSDIYSVGITACELASGQVPFQDMHRTQMLLQKLKGPPYSPLDISIFPQSESRMKNSRSGVDSGIGESVHVSSGTRTVNSDRLQTPPSKTFSPAFLSLVQLCLQQDPEKRPSASSLLSHVFFKQPYFEFL, encoded by the exons ATGTCTCTTTTG GATTGTTTCTGCACTTCACGAACACAAGTTGAATCACTCAGACCTGAAAAACAGTCTGAAACCAGTACCCATCAAAACTTG GTTGATGAGCCAACCCTTTCCTTGTTGCCTCCATCCACTAGAGCCAGTGAAGTGATCTGTTCCACCAACGTTTCTCACTATGAACTCCAAGTGGAAATAG GAAGAGGATTTGACAACTTGACTTCTGTCCATCTTGCACGGCATACTCCTACAGGAACACTGGtcactgtaaaaattacaaatctGGAAAACTGCACTGAAGAACGCCTGAAAGCTTTACAG AAAGCAGTGATTCTGTCCCACTTTTTCCGGCATCCCAATATTACAACTTACTGGACTGTTTTCACTGTTGGCAGCTGGCTTtgggttatttctccttttatggcctATG GTTCAGCAAGTCAACTCTTGAGGACTTACTTTCCTGAAGGAATGAGTGAAACTTTAATAAGAAACATTCTCTTTGGAGCAGTGAGAGGGTTGAACTATCTGCATCAAAATGGCTGTATTCACAg GAGTATTAAAGCCAGCCATATCCTCATTTCTGGTGATGGCCTAGTGACCCTCTCTGGCCTGTCCCATCTGCATAGTTTGGTTAAGCATGGACAGAAGCATAGGGCTGTGTATGATTTCCCACAGTTCAGCACATCAGTGCAGCCGTGGCTGAGTCCAGAACTACTGAGACAG GATTTACATGGATATAATGTAAAGTCAGATATTTACAGCGTTGGGATTACAGCATGTGAATTGGCCAGTGGGCAGGTACCTTTCCAGGACATGCACAGGACTCAG atGTTGTTACAGAAACTGAAAGGTCCTCCTTATAGCCCATTGGATATCAGTATTTTCCCTCAGTCAGAATCCAGAATGAAAAATTCCCGATCAGGTGTAGACTCTGGGATTGGAGAAAGTGTACATGTCTCCAGTGGAACTCGCACAGTAAATAGTGACAGATTGCAAACACCGCCCTCAAAAACATTCTCTCCTGCCTTCCTTAGCTTGGTACAGCTCTGTTTGCAGCAAGATCCTGAGAAAAG GCCATCAGCAAGCAGTTTATTATCCCATGTTTTCTTCAAACAG CCttattttgagtttctttaa